A part of Drosophila ananassae strain 14024-0371.13 chromosome 2R, ASM1763931v2, whole genome shotgun sequence genomic DNA contains:
- the LOC6506257 gene encoding uncharacterized protein LOC6506257, whose protein sequence is MALIDTAWRVRFMIFVVVSLLLVGDLFGYGGIRPSPADHHSVVRRSAGAAGAGVGAGGAPTGPAAAAASKFQAKNAEIDISEEHDFNEFSAAALKPGMAVVTGASLKTKSQLTDTIKESCLPKMLCELASKPEYQLSEKERELLRLIRSPTMPWMMNMPPSKWYFAAHMGELMRHTVDNLSGPMGCANLWPNCPISSKKLMKLSYKVRV, encoded by the exons ATGGCTCTCATTGACACCGCTTGGCGAGTCCGCTTCATGATTTTTGTGGTCGTCTCCCTGCTGTTGGTGGGCGATCTTTTTGGCTACGGTGGCATTAGGCCATCCCCCGCCGACCACCACTCGGTGGTGCGACGTAGCGCCGGGGCTGCGGGTGCCGGCGTGGGGGCGGGTGGTGCCCCAACGGGTCCAGCGGCTGCTGCGGCCAGCAAGTTTCAGGCGAAGAATGCAGAAATCGATATATCCGAAG AGCACGATTTCAATGAGTTCTCTGCTGCTGCTCTAAAGCCGGGAATGGCTGTGGTTACCGGGGCTAGTCTCAAGACCAAGTCCCAGCTCACGGACACCATCAAGGAGTCGTGCCTGCCAAAGATGCTCTGCGAATTGGCCTCCAAGCCGGAATACCAGCTCAGCGAAAAGGAGCGAGAACTACTGAGACTAATCAG ATCTCCAACCATGCCCTGGATGATGAATATGCCGCCCAGCAAATGGTACTTTGCTGCTCATATGGGCGAACTAATGCGCCACACTGTCGATAATCTCAGCGGACCCATGGGATGTGCCAACCTGTGGCCCAATTGCCCCATTAGCTCAAAGAAGCTAATGAAACTCAGCTATAAAGTTCGCGTCTAA
- the LOC6506258 gene encoding uncharacterized protein LOC6506258 encodes MNLRYICTLSLVPTLYVLLVLLLEFVEEGLAQNPDPLFELPVQLIGFPVIVLSVRLSQFAKKLAYSLNPSTYRSRSRRETSHPLALDAELAQKQILGEFGPQACILEEPCRVHASRPSGSSQRRTPGETKTKPHAAWSEVLSNYKVQPGIGGMKQWYLLSLFIGDATRDVPLCKHLAKRMPCPGAGPLPPPQPR; translated from the exons ATGAATCTCCGGTACATCTGCACACTGTCGCTGGTGCCGACACTCTACGTACTGCTGGTGCTTCTCCTGGAGTTCGTGGAGGAGGGCCTGGCCCAGAATCCGGATCCGCTTTTCGAGTTGCCGGTCCAGCTAATAGGATTCCCCGTGATCGTGCTCTCCGTCCGCCTGTCGCAGTTCGCCAAAAAACTGGCCTACTCCCTCAACCCCA GCACTTACAGATCGAGGAGCAGGCGGGAAACCTCCCATCCTTTGGCCCTTGATGCTGAGCTAGCTCAGAAGCAGATCCTGGGCGAGTTCGGACCTCAGGCTTGTATCCTTGAAGAGCCCTGCCGAGTACACGCTTCCCGCCCctcaggcagcagccagcgCCGGACTCCCGGCGAAACAAAAACGAAACCACATGCCGCTTGGTCGGAAGTATTGAG CAACTACAAAGTGCAACCGGGCATTGGCGGGATGAAACAATGGTACCTCCTATCGCTCTTCATCGGCGATGCGACGCGGGATGTGCCGTTGTGCAAGCACCTGGCCAAAAGGATGCCCTGTCCAGGAGCAGGACCTCTGCCGCCGCCCCAGCCCCGCTGA
- the LOC6493694 gene encoding uncharacterized protein LOC6493694 codes for MQLLWEPRSVQWKIAFLIIALVVDVSCIRNGIGEEQQISVKLKNFFPSEEVPEASGAQSLAETSARVTNGGGGGFRPSQMLDFTPSDVMPQGVGNRYPPSYLEPNYKHEVPSSLGQQVASDKQFSFPEDSSSVFHSTPLPTTPVVSYLDPYTQQNYRYTPTPPPIIQYHREQQPQDDQAYTVQSSLLVGSHQNHQRPGHVEDVYLKRPGYVFDESPSTIYRRPTRPPPSLPPPPTTASHKISYDSHDYPPPSYAAQQTSNFVPQQPKQRPLYQRQDISGNRGGPAPVSPVSPAVPTVPASSNYANSFDNYSQRPNPQQIQIQNPHQYGQYQYNPQNGAGFGGGGGGPIYGGGGGAAQPQRPRPGHNYYEYQIGEIPPPQSQHFQQQQQQQQQHFNYRPGTQSPGGNGGGGAGGVGGGLATLASLFSSTQQYAPQFTNLLLGGGGSSATSSTSSPLGSLLGAFAGTQGAGYQTGGHSGGGGRPPNTQLIRALENIARNDDLQCVPKVLCQMIAGQTLRGQLPGFVTSPAIANFLAGFPVASPALIYGRAALLGLSGGERSCIQTYEKCPKNEMEIIHYLNNHRGGFFKFFSEPEEQPSTSHLGDGGTGSLFSILSALTGGGGGGQSYTTPRPVPRPTQRPTTDIASGIGSFFTQVLSEYLNGVEYQRRRRRRSIHLDDDFHDEEDNLDTEMGHQLVKFQSDDEEEAAKAHTELIGVLQFPEDEGQGRVVNFKDIQSEEQSDGSVRFPDSTPADVIREFNRDAAQRKLRFPQDEDVPNKPIREGRELSFMEGWKAVLPNGLAESDFGVDKRRGKRIVFRDNNEHSEEERIRDEEQFREAELREERIREELIREEQIREEQIREELLREEQFREDQLREERIREEQLQIHRIRENQYNFKDESPPNAVYEDAAPPQRGARVIFPDHYEQHIRKGKILNRPTYAPTYEYNVLGEEAKEDRLVVSDEHRPPLRYRLEGGFNSLNYGEYMPGNTVRFAEPENERPNHYNYPNTNYISDNRYGSSQNQKPHYEDDKNVYVTNSQGINEYYIRPDGSKVYLNKG; via the exons ATGCAATTGCTCTGGGAGCCTCGAAGTGTGCAATGGAAAATTGCATTTCTAATTATCGCATTAGTCGTCGACGTGTCGTGCATAAGAAATGGCATCGG AGAGGAACAACAGATCTCTGTGAAGCTGAAAAACTTCTTCCCCTCGGAGGAGGTGCCTGAGGCCTCGGGGGCTCAGAGCCTCGCCGAAACCTCCGCCAGAGTGACCAACGGCGGAGGAGGCGGCTTCAGACCCTCCCAAATGCTGGACTTCACACCCTCCGATGTGATGCCCCAAGGAGTAGGCAATCGCTATCCTCCCAGCTACTTGGAACCAAACTACAAACACGAAGTACCCAGCTCTTTGGGTCAGCAAGTGGCCTCGGACAAGCAGTTCTCGTTCCCGGAGGACTCGTCCTCGGTGTTTCACAGCACTCCGCTGCCCACAACTCCGGTGGTCAGCTACCTGGATCCTTATACCCAGCAGAACTATCGCTACACCCCCACACCGCCTCCCATAATCCAGTACCACAGGGAGCAGCAACCACAAGACGATCAGGCCTACACGGTGCAGTCTTCCCTACTGGTGGGCAGTCATCAGAATCATCAGCGTCCTGGTCACGTGGAGGACGTGTATCTGAAGCGACCCGGCTACGTCTTCGACGAGAGTCCTTCGACCATCTACCGGCGACCCACACGACCTCCGCCCTCGCTACCACCGCCGCCCACCACGGCGTCTCATAAAATATCCTACGACAGCCACGATTATCCGCCGCCCAGCTACGCCGCCCAGCAGACATCCAATTTCGTGCCCCAACAGCCAAAGCAGCGACCACTGTACCAGCGCCAAGACATCTCTGGGAATCGAGGGGGCCCAGCTCCGGTGTCCCCAGTGTCCCCGGCAGTTCCAACAGTCCCAGCTTCGTCTAATTATGCAAACAGCTTTGATAATTATTCGCAGCGTCCGAACCCacagcagatacagatacagaacCCCCACCAG TATGGACAATATCAATACAACCCCCAGAATGGAGCAGGAtttggaggaggaggcggaggcccAATATACGGAGGTGGAGGCGGAGCAGCTCAACCCCAGCGACCCAGGCCGGGACACAATTACTACGAGTATCAAATTGGCGAGATACCGCCACCACAATCCCAGCActtccagcaacagcagcagcagcaacaacagcattTCAACTATCGTCCTGGCACTCAGTCACCAGGAGGCAATGGTGGGGGAGGAGCAGgtggtgtgggtggtggtttAGCCACCCTGGCCTCGCTATTCAGCTCCACGCAGCAGTATGCACCGCAATTTACGAATCTCCTTTTGGGGGGCGGCGGCTCATCGGCTACATCGTCCACATCCTCGCCATTAGGCAGCCTCCTCGGCGCTTTCGCCGGGACACAAGGAGCAGGTTACCAGACCGGAGGACATTCAGGGGGTGGTGGTCGACCACCCAACACACAACTCATTAGGGCACTGGAGAACATAGCTCGCAACGACGATTTGCAGTGCGTGCCCAAGGTGCTCTGCCAGATGATTGCCGGTCAAACGTTACGTGGCCAATTGCCCGGATTCGTTACCTCTCCGGCCATAGCCAA TTTTCTTGCTGGGTTTCCCGTGGCCTCACCTGCCTTGATTTATGGCAGGGCTGCCCTCCTTGGACTGAGTGGCGGGGAAAGGAGCTGTATCCAGACCTATGAAAAGTGTCCCAAGAATGAG ATGGAAATCATTCATTATCTCAACAACCATCGCGGAGGCTTCTTCAAGTTCTTCAGCGAACCGGAGGAGCAACCATCGACCTCCCACTTGGGAGATGGCGGCACAGGGTCCCTGTTCAGCATCCTCTCAGCCTTGACGGGCGGCGGAGGTGGTGGTCAGAGTTACACCACCCCCCGGCCTGTTCCTCGACCCACTCAGCGACCCACCACCGACATCGCCAGCGGTATCGGAAGTTTCTTCACCCAGGTGTTGTCCGAATACTTGAATGGCGTGGAGTAtcagaggaggaggaggcgcaGGAGCATTCATTTGGACGATGACTTCCATGATGAGGAGGATAACCTGGACACCGAAATGGGTCATCAGTTGGTAAAGTTCCAGAGCGACGATGAGGAAGAAGCTGCAAAGGCTCACACCGAACTGATTGGTGTCCTGCAATTTCCCGAGGACGAAGGCCAAGGCCGAGTGGTCAACTTCAAGGATATTCAAAGTGAGGAGCAGAGCGATGGATCAGTGCGCTTCCCAGATTCCACGCCAGCGGACGTTATCCGGGAATTCAATCGCGATGCGGCCCAAAGGAAGCTCCGATTTCCTCAGGACGAGGATGTGCCCAACAAGCCCATAAGAGAAGGCAGAGAACTGTCCTTCATGGAGGGCTGGAAGGCAGTCCTGCCGAATGGCTTGGCGGAGTCTGACTTTGGTGTGGACAAGCGAAGGGGAAAGCGGATTGTGTTCAGGGATAACAACGAACACTCGGAGGAGGAAAGGATTAGGGATGAGGAGCAGTTCCGGGAGGCTGAGTTGAGAGAAGAAAGGATCAGGGAGGAACTGATCCGAGAAGAACAAATAAGAGAGGAACAGATCCGGGAGGAACTGCTTAGAGAAGAACAATTTCGGGAAGATCAACTTCGAGAAGAACGAATCCGCGAGGAGCAACTACAAATCCACCGGATTCGAGAAAATCAATACAACTTCAAAGATGAATCCCCTCCTAACGCGGTTTATGAGGACGCTGCTCCACCACAACGCGGTGCAAGAGTGATATTCCCCGATCACTATGAACAGCACATCCGGAAGGGCAAGATCCTGAACCGACCCACCTACGCCCCCACCTACGAGTACAATGTCCTGGGAGAGGAAGCGAAGGAGGATCGCCTGGTGGTTAGCGATGAGCACAGACCCCCACTACGCTACCGACTGGAAGGGGGCTTCAACTCCCTCAACTACGGGGAGTACATGCCAGGGAACACTGTACGCTTTGCTGAGCCCGAGAATGAGAGGCCCAACCACTACAACTATCCCAATACCAACTACATCAGCGATAATCGATACGGGAGTAGCCAGAACCAAAAACCGCACTACGAAGACGACAAGAACGTCTACGTGACGAATTCCCAGGGTATCAATGAGTACTACATCCGTCCCGATGGCAGCAAAGTGTATCTGAATAAGGGCTAG
- the LOC6506259 gene encoding uncharacterized protein LOC6506259 produces MRPKEHSELSFDVIPKLYDANIKVFLTSLFRVEEQLQPLPRKFCRMYTTEPLAHQLLDYLASRGGQLSMQNFHLVEDCQPFELQLSFGRKVEVMLCNGSHLNNSLILLIRRPQGGRLLYCYSAVRMDNLGRLLGNPVFNSWISRGTERLYLNLSSGDEPFEHLDFEEMAKQIQKDCIQNNHVLELMLPHFGYEELIWNLGHTRLYGQIRLMGTFGQSYKHLSSDLNRFQCDNNSVKINVSMILDCEAALEALHTDSESRTVTLPLHQLKWTPLPTRMHLRQMCSLLRPQHIDGIVTFHSAGNIPQVPEFLRCFKEAFVEKSQKLKVPQTSPKKVGAPANSYRVLKKNPITFADDGSESD; encoded by the coding sequence ATGCGTCCCAAGGAGCACTCTGAACTGTCCTTTGATGTCATCCCAAAGCTGTATGATGCCAACATCAAGGTTTTCCTCACCAGCCTTTTTCGGGTGGAGGAGCAACTGCAGCCCTTGCCCCGGAAGTTCTGCCGGATGTACACCACCGAACCGCTGGCCCATCAGCTTCTCGACTACCTGGCCTCGCGGGGCGGCCAACTCTCCATGCAGAACTTTCACCTGGTGGAGGACTGTCAGCCCTTCGAACTGCAACTCAGTTTTGGCAGGAAAGTGGAGGTGATGCTCTGCAATGGCAGCCACCTGAATAACAGCCTCATTCTGCTCATCCGCCGACCCCAGGGCGGAAGACTGCTCTACTGCTACTCGGCGGTGAGGATGGACAACCTGGGACGGCTGCTGGGTAATCCGGTTTTCAACTCCTGGATCAGCAGGGGGACCGAACGGCTTTACCTCAATCTGTCCTCCGGGGATGAGCCCTTCGAGCACTTGGACTTCGAGGAAATGGCCAAGCAGATTCAAAAAGACTGCATCCAAAACAACCATGTGCTCGAGCTGATGCTGCCACATTTTGGTTATGAGGAACTGATCTGGAATTTGGGGCACACCCGTCTGTATGGCCAAATCCGATTGATGGGCACCTTTGGCCAGAGCTACAAGCATCTCAGCAGCGACTTAAACCGCTTCCAGTGCGACAACAACTCTGTCAAGATAAATGTCAGCATGATCCTCGACTGTGAGGCGGCCTTGGAAGCTCTGCATACGGACTCGGAGTCACGCACTGTGACCCTGCCCCTTCATCAGCTCAAGTGGACGCCACTGCCCACCCGGATGCATCTCCGGCAGATGTGCAGCCTACTGCGTCCTCAGCACATCGACGGGATTGTGACGTTCCACTCGGCCGGAAATATTCCCCAAGTTCCGGAGTTTCTTCGGTGTTTCAAGGAAGCTTTTGTcgaaaaaagccaaaaactcAAGGTGCCCCAAACAAGCCCAAAGAAAGTCGGTGCTCCAGCAAACTCCTATCGTGTACTAAAAAAGAATCCAATTACTTTTGCAGACGATGGCAGCGAATCGGATTAA